One window of the Ammospiza nelsoni isolate bAmmNel1 chromosome 2, bAmmNel1.pri, whole genome shotgun sequence genome contains the following:
- the LOC132087561 gene encoding collagen alpha-1(III) chain-like, which yields MNPDNKSRLFFEFNKDLEDRVVDDFRLKGTFPGCPQRETPAAGQSGDPADLPAGLSRSFRTAPKGQRGVGHSVSGAQGHPASRGRHRARSGLGGKGSNTFSKAPSRERARGKGGNTHSKERARGKGSNTLSKERAGGKGSNTLSKERARRKGGKPSARSGLGARGAIPSARSGLGGKGGNPQQGTAKGKPPPVPALTKRLRHRPGAPAGGTPNPERPARTGRRPQHRHHPRERAATPASPRPPPEGCRLGYPAANPSPRTLPPAARTLRSGFTLVPGARRRRLTPPALAPRAPPGPGRSRLRLRPDCGARRQVTARSTARPPARTPRARPAPPLDAALAADAQPPTRPRMRSFAE from the exons ATGAACCCAGACAACAAGAGTAGGCTCTTTTTTGAA TTCAATAAGGATTTGGAAGACCGAGTTGTAGATGATTTTAGGCTAAAAGGG ACCTTCCCCGGCTGCCCCCAAAGGGAAacaccagctgcagggcagagcgGGGATCCCGCCGATCTCCCAGCGGGGCTGAGCCGCTCCTTTCGCACAGCACCGAAAGGACAGCGCGGCGTGGGACACTCGGTCAGCGGGGCACAAGGGCACCCTGCGAGCCGGGGGAGGCACCGAGCAAGGAGCGGGCtggggggaaaggggagcaACACCTTCAGCAAGGCACCGAGCAGGGAGCGGGCTCGGGGCAAGGGGGGCAATACCCACAGCAAGGAGCGGGCTCGGGGCAAGGGGAGCAATACTCTCAGCAAGGAGAGGGCTGGGGGCAAGGGGAGCAATACCCTCAGCAAGGAGCGGGCTCGGAGGAAAGGGGGGAAACCCTCAGCAAGGAGCGGGCTCGGGGCAAGGGGAGCAATACCCTCAGCAAGGAGCGGGCTcgggggaaaggggggaaacCCTCAGCAAGGCACTGCCAAGGGAAAGCCGCCGCCGGTGCCGGCGCTGACGAAGCGCCTCCGCCACCGCCCCGGCGCCCCCGCGGGCGGGACCCCCAACCCTGAACGGCCGGCCCGCACCGGGAGAAGGCCGCAGCACCGGCACCACCCCCGTGAACGCGCCGCGACCCCCGCCTCGCCGCGCCCTCCGCCCGAAGGGTGCCGCCTTGGCTACCCCGCCGCCAACCCCTCACCGCGCACGCTCCCGCCAGCGGCCCGTACGTTGCGGTCCGGCTTTACCTTGGTGCCCGgtgcccgccgccgccgcctcacgCCGCCCGCTCTCGCTCCCCGCGCGccgcccgggcccggccgcTCCCGGCTCCGGCTGCGGCCCGACTGCGGCGCGCGCCGTCAGGTGACTGCCCGCAGCACCGCCCGCCCCCCCGCGCGCACGCCCCGCGCACGCCCCGCGCCCCCATTGGACGCGGCGCTCGCCGCCGACGCGCAGCCGCCCACACGGCCGCGCATGCGCAGCTTCGCCG AGTGA